GCGTCACCGTACCCACGCCGTCGATCCGGCTGATCGGATCTTCGACGTTCGACGCGACGTAGTTCGCCAGGTCGTACTTGTTCATGCTGCCGTCCTGGGACACGAACGCCAGCACCAGCAGGAAGCTGCTGCTCGATTTCGTGACCTTGGTGCCCAACTGCTGCACCGCTTGCGGCAGCAACGGCGTGGCGAGCTGCAGCTTGTTCTGCACCTGCACCTGCGCGATGTCCGGGTTGGTGCCGGCGGCGAACGTCAGCGTGATGGTTGCCGTACCCGAGTCGTCCGACGTCGACGACAGGTACAGCAAGTGGTCGAGACCACTCATCTGCTGCTCGATCACCTGCGTGACGGTGTTTTCCACCGTCTTCGCCGAGGCGCCCGGGTACGTTGCGCTGATCTGCACGGCCGGCGGCGCGATCGTCGGGTACTGCGCGATCGGCAGCGTGAAGACCGACGCGATCCCCGCGAGCATCAGAATGATGGCGATCACCCACGCAAAAATCGGGCGATCAATAAAGAACTTTGCCATGAGGCGGGCTCCCTGTTATTACGCGCCCGATGCGGCAGAGGCGGGTTGCGCCGTCTGCGCAGCACCGCTGGCGGCCGGCGCGCCCTGAGCGGCGGCGCCGGAGGCGGGTGTGGCGGGAAGTTGCGCGGCAACCGTCTTGACCTGCATGCCCGGGCGAGCCTTGTCCGTGCCCTGCACGATCACCCGATCGCCGGCCTTCAGGCCGCTCTCGACCACCCAGTTCGAACCGTACGTGCCCGAGGTGACGAGCTGACGCAGCACGACCTTGTTGTCGTCGCCGACCACCAGCGCGGTCGGTTGACCCTTCTGGTCGTGCGTGATGCCGACCTGCGGCACCACCAGCGCGTTGTCGTTGACGCCCTCTTCGATCCGCGCGCGCACGAACATGCCCGGCAGCAGCACCTTGTCGGCGTTCTTGAAGAGCGCGCGCACCGTGACCGAACCGGTGCTCTGGTCGACCGTCACGTCGGTGAACTGCAGCTTGCCCTTCTCCGAATAGGTCCGGCCGTCCTCGAGGATCAGCGAAACCTTGGCGGCGTCCGGGCCGGTCGTCTTCAGACGGCCTTCCTGCACTTCGCGGCGCAGCTTCAGACCGTCGAGGCTCGATTGCGTCAGGTCCACATAGACCGGATCCAGTTGCTGCACGGTCGCCAGCAGCGTTGCCGCGCTCGCCTGCACGTACGCACCCGGCGTGACTTGCGACACGCCGATCTGACCCGTCACCGGCGAGGTCACGTCGGTGTAGCCGAGGTTGATCTGCGCGGTGTCGACGGCCGCCTTGCCCGCGGCGACGTCCGCCGCCGCCTGGCCTTCCGCGGCGACCGCGTTGTCGTAGTCCTGCTTGCTGACCGCGTTCGCGGCCACCAGCACCTTGTAGCGGTTCGCCTGCGCGGTGGTCGACACGAGGTTCGCCTGCGCCTTGGCGAGCGTGGCCTTGGCGTTGTTCAGCGTGGCGATGTACGGCGCCGGGTCGATCTTGTACAGACGCTGACCGGCCTTCACTTCGCCGCCTTCGGTGAATTCACGCCGCAGCACGATGCCGTCGACGCGCGCGCGCACCTGCGCGACGAGGAAGGCGCTGGTGCGGCCGGGCAATTCGGTGACGACGGGCACGGCCGTCGGCTGAACGGTGACGATGCCCACTTCGGGCGTTTGTTGCGGCGGGGCAGATTGTTTTGGTCCGCATGCTGCCAGCAATACGGCAGCCGTCGCGGCACTGATTAAGCGGAATGGAACCCGTTCGACGCGCATGGAGCGACCTCTGTCAAAGGCTGAGAATGAAAAAGTGCGCGCATCCCGACCCCGGGGACGGCCGCGCACACATGCGTCTTGCGACGCGTGATCGATAGCCCATGGATGCGATCCGATGCTGCCGGGCACCCTGAGCAAAATGCGCCATACCTGGGAAATGCCGCGCGGCGCCGCCCGTCCGGGCACGGCGCAAGAGCGTTTTGAAAGGCAACAGTCACGGATATTAACCGGTCGTTACGGCTTGGGCTATCCGATCGTGGGATGCTATTATATATACATTCACGAATGCATGTATAAGTGCGTTTCACTTCGCCACTGCGTGGGGGGCCGTAGGAACGCTTCGCAATTCGCTTAACTGAAGTCAGATTGTCATCAAGCGTACTTAATTGCGCTTGGGACTCCCCGAGAACCAGGGCAGGTCATACCCATATGGTCAGAAGAACCAAAGAAGAAGCGCTGGAGACCCGCACCAGCATTCTCGACGCGGCCGAGCGCGTCTTCTTCGAGAAAGGCGTATCGCGCACCTCGCTGGCGGACATCGCCCATGCGGCGGGCGTCACGCGTGGCGCGATCTACTGGCACTTCGCGCACAAGAGCGATCTGTTTACCGAAATGTTCGACCGCGTGCTGCTGCCGCTGGACGAACTCAAGGCCGCGTCGCTGGATCCGAACGAGCCCGATCCGCTCGGGCATCTGATGGAAATCTGCGTGGTCTGCCTGCGCGACACGGCGAACGATCCGCATCGCCGCCGGGTGTTCGACATTCTTTTTCTGAAATGCGAGCTGGTCGAGGAAATGGGGCCGGTCATGCTGCGCTATCAGACCAACATGCGCGAAGGGTTGATGAAGATCGAAGGCGGTCTGCGCAACGCGATCTCCAAGCGGCAATTGCCGGCGGAACTCGATACCCGGCTGGCGGCGGCGATGGTGCATGCATTCGTCAGCGGCTCGTTGCGCGACATGCTGTTCCTGCCCGACGCGACGGACTTCGGCGCTTACGCGCAACGGATGGTGGAAGGCATGTTCGACGCGCTGCGGATGAGTCCGGCGATGTTGAAGGGCGCGGCTGACGCGGGCGGCTGACGGCTTCGAATCTTGACGCAAGAAAGCGGATGGGTGCGTGAACCGCACCCATCCGCTTTCTTGTTTAACGGTTGAACGATTGTTTACGCAGCGCCGCGGCGCGCGCGTGCCTTCTGGTTCGACGCGTAGATGTTGTCCTTCTGCAGCGCCGTACCGTTCTTCAGCGCCGCGAGCCACTCGTCGGTACTCGCCACCGCCGCGAAATTCGATTGCAGCACCACGCTGAACGCATGGTGAATGTCCTTCGCGCTGGCGAAACCCGCGCTGTTTTCGTACGGGACCGAGCCGGTCGCATCGTGCAGAAACTCGACCGCGAGGCCCATGTGGTACGCGTGATTGGTCGTCGATGCGTCGCAGTTGTGGGTCATGTAGCCGGTCACCGTCAGCGTGTCGATGTTGCGCGCGGCCAGCCAGTCGGCGAGATCGGTACCGGCGAACGAACTCGCCTGCGATTTTTCGACAAGGTGATCGTGCGGCCGCGACGCCACCACCGAATGCAGCTCGGCGCCCGCGCTACCGCGTGCGAACAATGGCGAGGTCGGCGTCGACAGATGCTGCACGACGACGACCGGCACATCGGCGGCGCGCGCGGCATCGATCGCGCGGCCGATGTTCGCGAGCGAGGTCTGCACATCCGGATATTCGATCGGCAGGTCGCCGGTCACGTATTCGTTCTGCACGTCGATGACGATCAATGCACGGCGGGGGGTGGTCATGGCGAGACTCCTTCAGTCTGAATGCTGATAGCGGGATAGCCGGATGGCGGATCGATGTTTCGTCG
The sequence above is a segment of the Paraburkholderia sp. D15 genome. Coding sequences within it:
- a CDS encoding TetR family transcriptional regulator — encoded protein: MVRRTKEEALETRTSILDAAERVFFEKGVSRTSLADIAHAAGVTRGAIYWHFAHKSDLFTEMFDRVLLPLDELKAASLDPNEPDPLGHLMEICVVCLRDTANDPHRRRVFDILFLKCELVEEMGPVMLRYQTNMREGLMKIEGGLRNAISKRQLPAELDTRLAAAMVHAFVSGSLRDMLFLPDATDFGAYAQRMVEGMFDALRMSPAMLKGAADAGG
- a CDS encoding efflux RND transporter periplasmic adaptor subunit, with amino-acid sequence MRVERVPFRLISAATAAVLLAACGPKQSAPPQQTPEVGIVTVQPTAVPVVTELPGRTSAFLVAQVRARVDGIVLRREFTEGGEVKAGQRLYKIDPAPYIATLNNAKATLAKAQANLVSTTAQANRYKVLVAANAVSKQDYDNAVAAEGQAAADVAAGKAAVDTAQINLGYTDVTSPVTGQIGVSQVTPGAYVQASAATLLATVQQLDPVYVDLTQSSLDGLKLRREVQEGRLKTTGPDAAKVSLILEDGRTYSEKGKLQFTDVTVDQSTGSVTVRALFKNADKVLLPGMFVRARIEEGVNDNALVVPQVGITHDQKGQPTALVVGDDNKVVLRQLVTSGTYGSNWVVESGLKAGDRVIVQGTDKARPGMQVKTVAAQLPATPASGAAAQGAPAASGAAQTAQPASAASGA
- a CDS encoding cysteine hydrolase family protein, giving the protein MTTPRRALIVIDVQNEYVTGDLPIEYPDVQTSLANIGRAIDAARAADVPVVVVQHLSTPTSPLFARGSAGAELHSVVASRPHDHLVEKSQASSFAGTDLADWLAARNIDTLTVTGYMTHNCDASTTNHAYHMGLAVEFLHDATGSVPYENSAGFASAKDIHHAFSVVLQSNFAAVASTDEWLAALKNGTALQKDNIYASNQKARARRGAA